In Hyperolius riggenbachi isolate aHypRig1 chromosome 10, aHypRig1.pri, whole genome shotgun sequence, a genomic segment contains:
- the LOC137536503 gene encoding uncharacterized protein codes for MPSCIIEGCAHGTGRASRVQDVILHVFPNDATTVRNWVKSTGQSFQNIDLLVSKILEHKSTDLFRICSSHFNPECYEDKGNKKILKKGSIPTIFPSVPNNLLVNERKILSAGKRQASEPVAHKKVPKSTNVCDRCKRRMTTTGTLTFTDSWTQTDEPEKKMIIERVDPPHDLDFSTPMNGGPECLTVPQVQDLFSSESPRRTIYLQFPSTSCTLSDVWIETCTAEISMLTSASVVSEVLETAECSEQVSLSSGEAFDPKDIMVSESEVRVFEQIQDEPAPTVPGPESELMKNYVEMRKFLIFESCLDELISKVKCQADPSCHQTVKSSNKQLKGSAIIVRGVCKNGHRFSIFESQPRIKRRHAGNILLAASMLCSGSSFSNISHFMDVLGVANISPTTFHKYQRNYCFPAIQNAWEKEKNIIREEIGNIPVTIGGDGQCDSPGHSAKYCIYTFMDLMSNKIVDFEIAQTTQCTSSSAMKRYGFEKCMTRAVEKKLDIQHLATDDHVSIRKVMRENYSEIDHQFDVGHFAKNICHKLKTASKRAGCSALKFWIDEINTHFWWSVKHSNNSEEKLLQNWKSLLHHVINVHEWKEDGIIRRCSHAPLTDDEKEQGRWLQFDTVAYKTLEQIVLDKDLTSDFKHLIWGCHTGPLEEYHSNVLKYRTKRLHLGIDGMEARTILAALSNNNNTNREQAVVTKQSRVPGELGSKQFAIGAPKGRKKWVPKPRYNKHNFVNDILADCLRFCEGTAETNWVSRAGSSPKNISKLPKPDKQELITQYKTRF; via the coding sequence ATGCCAAGTTGCATAATAGAGGGATGTGCTCATGGCACCGGACGTGCATCAAGAGTGCAAGACGTCATTTTACATGTCTTTCCAAATGACGCGACTACAGTGAGGAATTGGGTTAAAAGCACTGGACAGTCTTTCCAAAACATCGACCTCTTAGTTTCAAAAATACTAGAACACAAGTCAACAGATCTCTTTAGAATTTGTTCATCTCACTTtaatccagaatgttatgaagataaaggaaataaaaaaatattaaagaagGGATCAATTCCAACAATTTTTCCATCAGTACCCAACAACCTACTGGTCAATGAGCGAAAAATTCTCTCTGCAGGGAAAAGACAAGCCTCTGAGCCGGTGGCACATAAGAAAGTACCTAAATCGACAAATGTTTGTGATCGCTGCAAGCGTCGGATGACAACTACCGGAACCCTCACTTTCACAGATTCATGGACACAGACTGATGAACCtgagaaaaaaatgattattgaACGAGTTGATCCTCCACATGACCTTGATTTTTCAACACCGATGAATGGAGGTCCTGAATGTTTAACTGTACCTCAAGTTCAAGATTTGTTTAGTTCAGAAAGTCCAAGAAGAACAATATATTTGCAATTTCCCTCAACCTCTTGTACGCTGAGTGATGTGTGGATTGAAACTTGTACGGCTGAAATTTCTATGTTGACAAGTGCCTCAGTGGTTTCTGAGGTTCTGGAAACTGCTGAATGTTCTGAACAGGTCAGTTTGTCAAGTGGGGAGGCGTTTGATCCAAAAGACATCATGGTCTCTGAGTCAGAAGTCCGTGTATTCGAACAAATTCAAGATGAACCTGCTCCTACTGTCCCTGGTCCAGAAAGCGAGTTAATGAAAAATTATGTAGAGATGAGAAAATTTCTAATATTTGAGTCTTGCTTGGATGAGCTGATTAGCAAAGTGAAATGTCAGGCAGATCCCTCATGCCATCAAACAGTGAAATCATCCAACAAGCAATTAAAGGGGTCTGCTATTATTGTTCGTGGTGTTTGCAAAAACGGTCATCGTTTCTCAATATTTGAATCTCAGCCACGAATAAAAAGACGCCATGCTGGCAATATTCTACTGGCTGCTTCAATGCTCTGTTCTGGATCGAGTTTCAGTAATATTTCTCACTTCATGGATGTCTTGGGTGTGGCCAATATTTCACCTACTACCTTTCACAAGTATCAAAGAAACTACTGTTTTCCGGCAATTCAGAATGCatgggagaaagaaaaaaatataattcGAGAAGAAATTGGAAATATTCCTGTAACCATAGGAGGTGATGGCCAGTGCGACAGCCCTGGTCACAGTGCTAAGTACTGTATTTATACATTTATGGACCTTATGTCAAATAAAATTGTGGATTTTGAAATTGCTCAAACTACTCAGTGCACATCATCAAGTGCTATGAAGAGATATGGTTTTGAGAAATGCATGACCCGGGCAGTGGAAAAAAAACTTGACATTCAGCATTTAGCAACCGATGATCATGTTAGCATCAGGAAAGTCATGCGAGAAAACTACAGTGAAATTGACCATCAATTTGATGTAGGACACTTTGCCAAAAACATTTGTCATAAATTAAAAAcagcaagcaaaagagctgggtgTTCGGCATTGAAATTCTGGATTGACGAAATAAACACACACTTTTGGTGGAGTGTAAAACACAGCAACAACAGTGAAGAAAAACTCCTGCAAAACTGGAAAAGTTTACTTCATCATGTGATCAACGTGCATGAATGGAAGGAGGATGGGATAATTCGCCGATGCTCACATGCACCGTTAACTGACgatgaaaaggaacaaggccgttgGCTGCAGTTCGATACAGTGGCTTACAAAACACTGGAACAAATTGTTCTAGATAAGGACCTAACATCCGATTTTAAACATCTCATATGGGGATGCCACACAGGACCATTAGAAGAGTACCACAGCAATGTCCTCAAATACAGAACCAAAAGACTGCACTTGGGAATTGACGGGATGGAAGCTCGAACCATTCTTGCTGCACTATctaacaacaacaacacaaacaGGGAACAAGCTGTGGTAACAAAACAAAGCCGTGTCCCAGGAGAGTTAGGTTCAAAACAATTTGCGATTGGTGCTCCAAAGGGAAGGAAAAAATGGGTACCAAAACCACGCTACAATAAACACAATTTTGTGAATGACATTCTTGCTGACTGCCTTAGATTTTGTGAGGGCACTGCCGAGACCAATTGGGTATCAAGGGCTGGAAGTTCGccaaaaaatatttccaaactacCCAAACCGGACAAACAAGAATTAATAACTCAGTACAAAACTCGCTTTTGA